The following are encoded in a window of Novosphingobium sp. THN1 genomic DNA:
- a CDS encoding aminomethyltransferase family protein, translating to MSQTLEQVIQNAGDLVNFVRNQQVGPNVYPGVPAEYSNWRNEQWAWAHSAVLYNQSYHMVDLAVKGPDAFKMLEHLGINSFKNFQPDRAKQFVPVTPDGYVIGDVILFYLDENHFNLVGRAPTIEWVEYHAASGNWNVTVERDERWAMRTDGKRNSYRFQVQGPNAMKIIEKATGKTAPDLKFFHMTRMTIGGKEVRALRHGMAGQPGFELMGPWEDYGAVHAALVEAGKEFQMALVGGRAYSSNTLESGWIPSPFPAIYTGEALRPYREWLSANSYEAKCSVGGSYVPETIEGYYTTPWDLGYGPFVKFDHDFIGRAALEKMAAEGKHRTKVTLALDNEDVMRVQSSALSKGDRAKFMEYPSAVYSMHPFDQVLADGKLVGLSTWIGYTANEGKFLTLAMMEPGYVEPGTEVSLLWGEPNGGTTKPTVEPHVQTEIKATVAAVPYSEVARDNYAEGWRTKK from the coding sequence ATGTCCCAGACCCTCGAACAGGTCATCCAGAACGCCGGTGACCTTGTAAACTTCGTCCGCAATCAGCAGGTCGGCCCCAACGTCTACCCCGGCGTCCCGGCGGAGTATTCGAACTGGCGCAACGAACAGTGGGCATGGGCGCATTCGGCGGTGCTCTACAACCAGTCGTACCACATGGTCGATCTCGCGGTTAAGGGACCTGACGCCTTCAAGATGCTCGAGCACCTCGGCATCAACTCGTTCAAGAACTTCCAGCCGGATCGCGCCAAGCAGTTCGTTCCCGTCACCCCGGATGGCTACGTCATCGGCGACGTGATCCTGTTCTACCTCGACGAGAACCACTTCAACCTCGTCGGCCGCGCGCCGACGATCGAATGGGTCGAATACCACGCGGCCTCGGGCAACTGGAACGTCACCGTCGAGCGTGACGAACGTTGGGCGATGCGCACCGATGGCAAGCGCAACTCCTACCGCTTCCAGGTCCAGGGCCCGAACGCGATGAAGATCATCGAGAAGGCCACCGGCAAGACCGCTCCTGACCTCAAGTTCTTCCACATGACCCGCATGACCATCGGCGGCAAGGAAGTGCGCGCCCTGCGTCACGGCATGGCCGGGCAGCCGGGCTTTGAATTGATGGGTCCGTGGGAAGACTATGGCGCCGTCCACGCTGCGCTGGTCGAGGCTGGCAAGGAGTTCCAGATGGCGCTCGTCGGCGGTCGTGCCTACTCGTCGAACACGCTGGAATCGGGCTGGATCCCCTCGCCCTTCCCGGCGATCTACACTGGCGAGGCGCTGCGCCCTTACCGTGAATGGCTTTCGGCCAATTCTTACGAGGCCAAGTGCTCGGTCGGCGGCAGCTACGTGCCCGAAACCATCGAAGGCTACTACACCACGCCGTGGGATCTCGGCTACGGCCCCTTCGTCAAGTTCGACCATGACTTCATCGGCCGCGCCGCGCTCGAGAAGATGGCCGCAGAAGGCAAGCATCGCACCAAGGTGACCCTCGCGCTCGACAACGAAGACGTCATGCGCGTCCAGTCCTCGGCACTGAGCAAGGGCGATCGCGCCAAGTTCATGGAGTATCCGAGCGCTGTGTACTCGATGCACCCGTTCGATCAGGTCCTCGCCGATGGCAAGCTGGTCGGCCTTTCCACCTGGATCGGCTATACCGCCAACGAAGGCAAGTTCCTCACCCTCGCGATGATGGAACCCGGTTACGTCGAGCCGGGCACCGAGGTCAGCCTGCTGTGGGGTGAACCCAATGGCGGCACCACCAAGCCGACCGTCGAACCCCACGTCCAAACCGAGATCAAGGCTACCGTTGCCGCCGTTCCCTATTCGGAAGTGGCGCGCGACAACTATGCCGAAGGCTGGCGCACGAAGAAGTAA
- a CDS encoding beta-etherase, translating to MAANNTITFYDLALSTGATISPFVWATKYALKHKGFDLDVVPGGFTGILERTGGKTERLPAIVDDGEWVLDSWGIVEYLDAKYPDRPALIPHESVAATLKALDHWFWNAAVGPWMFCFCADYRDLSVPADHEYVTHSREKMLGRKLEDVQAGREERLPKISAALEPLRAALGQHEWLGGSSPNYADFRIMGGILFTASVCKTPVLASDDPLRPWIERCLDLYGGLGRHPGLFPLFGLEQREGDPDLFNRAAGQGGIYKRNTGPDSTRAETQRITEGMKK from the coding sequence ATGGCCGCCAACAACACCATCACCTTCTATGACCTCGCCCTTTCCACCGGCGCGACGATCAGCCCCTTCGTCTGGGCAACCAAGTACGCGCTCAAGCACAAGGGCTTTGATCTTGACGTCGTACCCGGCGGCTTCACCGGCATTCTTGAGCGCACCGGCGGCAAGACCGAGCGCCTGCCCGCCATCGTCGACGACGGCGAATGGGTACTGGATAGCTGGGGCATCGTCGAATACCTTGATGCCAAGTATCCTGACCGCCCCGCCCTGATCCCCCACGAAAGCGTCGCCGCCACGCTGAAGGCGCTCGACCACTGGTTCTGGAATGCTGCCGTCGGTCCGTGGATGTTCTGCTTCTGCGCCGACTACCGCGATCTCTCGGTCCCTGCGGACCACGAATACGTCACCCACAGCCGCGAGAAGATGCTCGGCCGCAAGCTCGAAGACGTTCAGGCCGGCCGTGAAGAGCGCCTGCCCAAGATCAGCGCCGCGCTCGAACCGCTGCGCGCTGCTCTCGGCCAGCACGAATGGCTCGGCGGCTCCTCGCCCAACTATGCCGACTTCCGCATCATGGGCGGCATCCTGTTCACCGCTTCGGTCTGCAAGACGCCGGTACTTGCGAGCGACGATCCGCTGCGCCCGTGGATCGAACGCTGCCTCGATCTCTACGGTGGCCTCGGCCGTCACCCCGGCCTGTTCCCGCTGTTCGGCCTCGAGCAACGCGAGGGCGATCCCGACCTGTTCAATCGCGCTGCAGGCCAAGGCGGCATCTACAAGCGCAACACCGGCCCGGATTCGACCCGCGCAGAAACCCAGCGCATTACCGAAGGCATGAAGAAATAA